The Roseomonas marmotae genome segment CGGCGGAGGTGCTGGCGGGCAGGATCTCCCCACCGACCAGGTCGCGGGAGCGGTAGATGCCCGCGGCTTTCTGCCACAGGGTCTCGATGGCGGGTTCGGCGCGGGCGAGGCGGGTCTCAATGGCGGCGCGGTCGGCGGCGCTGCCGAAGCGGGCGGCGAGGGCCAGCAGGTCGCGCTCGGCGCGGGCCAGGATGGCATTGGTGCCGACATCCGCCACCCGGAAGGGCGAGGCCCGCAGCATCCGCGCCGCATCCCATCCCTCGGCCCGGAAGAGGTCCACGAGATGAATGAAGCGCTGGTAGTCGATGGCGCGCGGGCGGAAGGCGGGGTCAATATGCGCGGTGTCCCGGCGGCGGATCTCCGAGGTGGTCTCGGTCGGCACCCGGTCCAGGATGCTGTCCCAGGCCGGGCTGTTGTCCATGCCGGTTTCCCAGGGATGCAGGGTGGCGACCAGCCCGGTGCGACCGGGGTCGCGCGCCTCGGCCCACCAGCGATGGCTGGCCAGCAGCCTGGGGTAGATGGCGGCGGCCTCCGCCTCAGCCGCCGCGCGGTCGCTGGCGCGGTCCAGCAGGCGGCGGGTGGCGGTGGCCAGCACCGGCGGCTGGGTGATGCCGGAGGTCGGCGGATCGCGGCGCACGCCCCAGACCTCGGGGCCGGGGAAGTAATCGTCTGACGGCGCGTGGAAGACGATCTGCGGCACCAGCCCGTCCTCCCACTGGCCTTCCAGCAGCCGGTGGATCTCCCGCCAGGCGCGCGGCTCGTCGAAGATCCCCCAGCCCATGGCGACGAAGGCGGAGTCCCAGTTCCACTGGAAGGGGTAGAGCCGGTCGGTCGGCACGGTATAGCCGCCGCGGTCATTGGTCCGCAGCACGGCCTGTGCTGCCTGCAGGCGCTCGCTCATGCGCGACTCTCCAGCGCCACACCCTTGGCGGCGTCCATCCAGTTGAGGCGGTCCAGGTTGGGCCGCAGGTGCAGCACCTGCCCGGGCTGGGGCAGGGCGCCATCGGCGTAGGGCACCACCACGCGCATCAGCTGGCCCTCGGTGGTGCCGGTCAGCAGCAGGTGGGAACCCAGCGGCTCGGCCACGCGCAGCTCGAAGGCGAATCCATCCCGCGGCGTGGCGGGCTGCAGGTCCTCGGCGCGCAGGCCCAGCACCACCTCGGCGGCAGGGGCGGGCGCCGGCAGCGTCAGGCCACCCAGCGCGACCTGCCCGCCGCGCACCGGCAGACGCAGGAAGTTCATCGGCGGGCTGCCGACGAAGCCGCCGACAAAGCGGGTGCGCGGGCGGTGATAGATCTCGGAAGCGCCGCCGATCTGCTCGATCACGCCGCCATGCATCACGGCGATGCGGTCGGCCAGGCCCATGGCCTCGGTCTGGTCATGCGTCACGTAGATGGTGGTGGTGCCGGAGGCCGCCAGCACCGCCTTCAGCTCCGCCCGCATCTCCAGCCGCAGCAGGGCATCGAGGTTGGAGAGCGGCTCGTCCATCAGCAGCACCGCCGGCTCCACCGCCAGGGCGCGGGCCACCGCCACGCGCTGCCGCTGGCCGCCGGAAAGCTGCGCCGGGTAGCGGGCCAGCAGCGGTTCGATATGCAGCAGCGATGCCGCGCGCTCCACCTGCCGCTGCATGCGCGCCTTGTCGGCGCCCGCCATCCGCAGGCCGAAGGCGATGTTCTCGGCCACCGTCAGGTGCGGAAAGACCGCGTAGTTCTGGAAGACCATGGCGAGGCCCCGCTTGCGCGGCGGCAGGGCCGAGACATCGCGCCCGCCGATCAGCACGCGCCCGCCGCTCTGCGCCTCGAGCCCCGCGATGATGCGCAGCAGGGTGGTCTTGCCGCAGCCGGAAGGGCCGAGCAGCGCCAGGAACTCGCCGTCATGCACTTCGAGGCTGATTTCCTCCAGCGCGCGGGTGGCGCCGAAGGCTTTCTGGATTCGGTCGATGGTGATGTTTGCCACGCGGCCAGCCTATCGGTTGCCGATGCCCCACATCGCGAAAAGGCGACGCCGGACCAGGAAGATGAAGATGACGGAAGGAACGATCAGGATCATCCCGCCCGCGAACTGCACATGCAGCGGCGATTCCGAGAGCACCGAGAGCAGATAGGCCGTCAGTGTCCGGTGCCGCACCGTGAGGACCGAGGCCGCGAAGACCTCGTTCCAGGAGAGCACGAAGGCAAAGATGCTGGCGGCGGCGATGCCCGGCAGCGCCAGCGGCAGCACCACGCGCAGGAAGCCGGTGAAGCGGGAGCAGCCGAAGACCCAGGCCGCTTCCTCCAGTTCCGCCGGGATGCCCTGGAAGAGGCTGGCGCAGACCAGCGTGGCGAAGGGCACCGCCAGCACCGCATGCAGCAGCGCGACGCCGAAGGGCGTGTCGTAGAGGCCGAGACGAATAAAACTGACCGTCAGCGGCAGGGCCAGGATGGCCACGGGAAAGGCCCGCGTCATCAGGATCAGCAGCCGGTAGCTGCCGGCGCCCGGAAAGCGGAAGCGCGCCAGGGCATAGCCGGCGGGCACGCCCAGCAGCAGGGCCAGCACCATGCACATGGCCGCCGCCTGCACGCTGACCCATGTGGCGCGCCAGACGCCGTCGATGGCCAGGAAGGCGCCGACCGTATCCAGCGAAAGCCCGAGCGGCAGGAAGGGCTTCGGCCATTGCGAGACGATCTCCCGCCCGCCGAAGGCGCCCAGCGCCAGCAGGTAGATCGGCACCAGCGTCCAGGCGCAGAGCACGGCCACGCCGCACCAGAGCAGCCCGCGCCGCCAGACGGGGGTCATGCCCGCTGCTCCGCCGGCACGCGCAGCGCCACCAGATAGAGCAGCGTCGCCGCGACCGAGATCACCATGACCAGCACCGCATAGCTGGCGGCCACGCCATAATCCTGGTTGCCGTACTGCCAGTTGAAGGCCTCGCTGACCAGCACGGGGAAGTTGCGGCCGCCGAGGGCGAGGGCCATGGCGAACATCTCGAAGGCCAGCACGGTGCGCAGGATCAGCGCGGTCTGCAGGCTGGGCCGCAGAAGCGGCAGGGTGATGCGCCAGAAGCGCTGCCAGGGGGAGGCGCCGAAGACCTCCGCCGCTTCCTCGTATTCCTTCGGCAGCAGCTGCACTCCGGCCAGCAGGATGACGAAGACGATGGCGGTCGCGCGCCACAATTCGGCGACGATGATGCCGGCCAGCAGCACCATCGGCGTCTCATAGGTCAGCCAGGCCTCCGGGCCGCTGATCACGCCGAGCTTGAAGAGCAGCGTGTTCAGCCAGCCCTGGTCGGTCAGGATGGCCAGCCAGACCAGCCCCGCCGCGAGGTCGGAGATGCCGAGCGGGATGGACCAGACCCAGAGGATGATATCCCGCCCCTTCCTCACATGCCGCAGCATCATGGTCATGCCGAGCGCCAGCATGCATTGCAGCGGCACGACGATCAGCACCACCGAGAAGGTATTGACCACGGCGTCCTGGAAATTCAGGTCATCCGCCATGCGGTGCCAGTTGCCGAGGGACCAGGTGCCGCCCTCCTGGAAGGCCAGCAGGGCGGTCTGCGCCAGCGGCACCACGAAGAGCACGCCGAGGAACAGCACGGAAGGCAGGACCAGCAGATAGGGCAGGGCCCCGGCGCGGCGCATGGGCTGTCACTCGACCGGGCAGGGACCGTCGCTGCGGGCATCCGGTGCCCAGCAGGAAGCCTTGGTATCCGCGATGATGCGCTTCATGGCCCCGGCCTGGCGGTCCAGCACGGCCCGCGGCGGCTCGCCCCGCAGCACCACGCGCTGGAAGGTATCCATGAAGAGCTTGTCGAACTCACCCCCGCGCTGGTCGAGCCCGACCGGCAGGGCACTGACCAGGGAATCCGGCGCCGCGCCCATCTTCGCGACGGCATCGGCGGCCAGCCGCAGGCCGGGGTCGAGGTCAGCGGGCATCTCCACCTGCACGACCGGGAAGAAGGCCACGGCCTTCAGCGTCTCGATCTGCACGGCCGGGCGCGTGAGGTATTCGATTAGCTTCGCGGCCTCGGCGGCGGCTGGCGCGCCATTGGCGATGGAAAGTCCGGCCACCACGGGCATCCAGCCCCGCCCCTTCGGACCGGCGGGGGCGGGGAAGGCCACGAAGTCATCGGGCTTGCGGCTCAGCGCATCCATCAGCCGCGCCACATGGTCGAAGGCGATCCAGACATCGCCGGAGAGCAGCGGCTCCTGCATGAAGCCGTAATTGGTGGAATTCGGGTTCACGAACTTCCAGAGTTCGCGGAACTGCGTCCACATCTGCTCGGCCTCCGGCGAACGGAAGCTGCGCACCACGCCGCCGGTGAAGGAGGGATAGAGATAGCCCTCGAAGAAGCGCGGCATCAGCCCGGTGGGGCCGGCGGGGAAGCCCAGCATGCGCCGGCCGGTCTTCTCCTGGACATTGGCGGCCCATTGCCGGAGCTGATCATAGGTCAGCGCATTGATGTCGGCGCCGGCGGGCAGGAAGGGCAGCGCCTGCTTATTGGCCACCATGATGTAGGTGGCCTGCATCCACGGGATATAGAGCTGCTGGCCGCCGCCCAGCTTGCCCGCCTCCAGCATCGACGGGTTGATCTGGCGGTTGGTCAGGCTGCCCAGCACGTCATCCAGCGGCGCCAGATTTTTGGTGCCGGCCAGCGGCAGCAATTCCCCATGCAGGCCGCCGATCAGGCTGCTGACGACCTTGCCGCCCTGCGCCTCGGCCCGCACATGCACGCCGAGCTGCGGTGGCTGCTCGGTCACGAAACTGGTCGGCACGGGCGCGCCCGCCAGGATCTGCGTCCGCATCTTCTGCGCCGATTCGATCGGGCGCAGCTGCGTGGACAGGAAGACCAGTTCCTGCGCGCTGGCGGGCGCGGGCGCCCATGCGGCGGCGGTGCCGAGCAGGAGGCCGGCGAGCGCGGTGGCAAAACCTCTACGGGATGATGGGACCTTTGCCATGCAGGGTTTCCTCCGGTTGATGCCGGCTTGGTCGCCGGTCCTTGGATACGGGTTCAGGCGCCGGGCCGTCGGAGGCCCGGACGATCAGCCGCGCCTGCCGCAGCTCGGCCATGCCGGCCGGGCTGGCGCCGCGCAGCAGTTCCAGAAGCATTTCCACCATCCGCAGCGCGCTGCGCTCGACATCGGGGTCGAAGGTGGTCAGGGGCGGGTCGGTATAGGTGGCGACCGGCAGGTTGTCGTAGCCGATGACGGCAAGGTCGTGGCCCACCTTCAGGCCGGCCCGTGCCGCCGCCCGCAGCGCGCCCACGGCCAGCCGGTCGGTGGCGCAGAGCAGCGCGCTGGGGGCGCGGCCGGCGTCGATCATGCCCTGCAGCAGGCGGAAGCCGTTCTCCTCCGTCGGTTCGGCCTCGGCCACGGGGCCGGGGGAGAGGCCTGCCTCGGCCATCGCATTCTCGAAGCCACGGGCGCGGTGATGCCCGAAGCTGTAGAGACGGGGCGCGCCCAGCAGCCCGATGCGGCGATGGCCCGCGGCGATCAGCCGCCGCGTGGCCAGCCGGAAGGCACCTTCGCCATCGACATCGACATGGGCATGCGGCCGCGCTTCCTCCGTGCGGCCATGCAGCACGAAAGGCATGCGGGAATCCAGCAGGTAGCCGACGCGAGGGTCCTGGCGGCGGGCCCGGGCCAGGATCACGGCATCGACGCGGCGGTTCTCCACCAGCTGGCGGTAGAAGGCCTGCTCCTCCTCACCGACGCGGGCGGTGCCGACGATCAGGTCGAGCCCGGCGGCAGCCAGCTTGGGCCCGATGGCGCCCAGCAGGCGCAGGAAGAAGGCATCCTCCAGCTGCCCTGGCCCGGTGGGCAGCACGACGCCCACGGCATCGCTGGTGCCGCCGCGCAGCCGGCGGGCGGCGGCATTGGGGCGGTAGCCCAGCCGGTCCGCCTCCGCGCGCACCCGCTCCCGCGTCTCGGCCGAGACATCGCTGAAGCCGCCCAGGGCACGGGAGACCGTGGTGACCGAGATATTCAGGCCCTGGGCGATCCGGCGCAGCGACATGGCCGAAACCGTGATCCAAAACGTTTCGGGTGTCAAAGCCCGAAATCTCGCGCCGGGCCTGCCCCTTGCGGCAGCGCGACGCCGGGCCCGCGCATGATCGCACGGGCGGCCGAAATCTGATCGAGAGGCAGGAAAGCCTCTTACCCGCCGGGCAATGGACCGGCATCCAGGCGCATGCAGTGGGCTTCCCGGCAGCGGAGCCCGGCCATCCTGCGGTCCGGCTGCGCCTATTCCTCAGCCGTGGGCAGCCAGTCCACGACCGCCGCGACCTGCGTCAGTTCCCGTCGCAGGATGGGCACGGCATGGTCCACGAAACCGCGCACCGGCGACCAGGGCCGCGGGTTCGGCCGGAAGATCATGTTCACCGGGACCGCTTCCGGCTCATACGGGGTGAGCACGCGCCGCAGCCGGTCCGCCGACAACAGCTCCGCCACCTGATAGGACAGCGCGCGCATCAGGCCCTGCCCCCGGAGCGCCGCGTCGAGCCCCGCGCCGACACTCGTGATGGAGAGCCGCGTGTGCACCTGTATCGACCGCGTCCGCGCGCCGCCGGGCTTCTGCCGGAACGTCCAGAGTTCGCGGTTCCCGTCCGGGTTCACCCCGATGCAGCGATGGCCGGAAAGCTCCGCCGGCTCCCGGGGCGGACCATGACGGGCGAGATAGGCGGGCGAGGCACATACGACCTGCCGCACCTCGCCGAGCCTCACCGCGACCAGGCCGCTGTCGTGCAGATGCGCCAGCCGGATGGCGAGGTCGATGCCTTCGCCCATCATGTCGACCATGCGGTTCAGCAGCAGTGCCCGCGCCTGCACCTCGGGATGCCGTTCGAGGAATGATTCCAGCACCGGCGCCACCTTCAGCCGGCCGAAGAGCTCCGGCGCGGTCAATACCAGCGTGCCGCCGATGGCCTTCGCCGCCTGTCCCTCCCGGGCCTCGGCGAGCCGGGCCAGGACGTCACGCCAGATCGCGGCGTGCCGCTCGCCGGCCTCGGTCAGGCGCAGGCCGCGCGTGGAGCGCAGCAGCAGCGTCTCCCCCGCAGATGCCTCCAGGAGGGCGATGGCGCGCGTGGCCGCCGCCGCCGACCGGCCGAGCCGCCGCGCGGCGGCGGCGAGTGAGCCTTCGTCGATGGCGGCGACCGCCAGCTCCATCGCGTCAAGCCGGTCCATGGTTTCAGATCCTGAAATCGAGCAGGTCATCCAACGCGCATTCAGCCGTCTCGTGCAAGTCACTACCCTGGCTCAACAGCAACGAGGTGACGCCATGAACCAGACGAGTTCAGCGCTTCAGCGCCGCAGGCTGTTGCTCTCCCTGGCGGCGGCCCCGGCCCTGGCGCCTTTCGCGCCGGCTGCCGCCCGCCCGGCATCAACAACGGAGACAAGCATGTTCGACATCCACTACCGCACCCGACAGATCGGCCCCGTGGAAGTCTTCTACCGCGAGGCGGGAGCGGCCGATGCGCCGGTCATCCTGCTGCTGCACGGCTTCCCGACGAGCAGCCACATGTTCCGCGATCTGATCCCGCTGCTCGCCGACCGCTACCGGGTGATCGCGCCGGACCTGCCCGGCTTCGGCCTGACCAGGGCGCCGGGACGTGAAAGCTTCGACTACAGCTTCGACAACCTGGCCAAGGTCATCGGCCAGTTCACCGACGCGATGGGCCTGGGGCGCTATGCGCTCTATGTCTTCGATTACGGCGCGCCGACCGGATTGCGGCTGGCGATGGCGCGGCCCGAGCGGGTGAGCGCGATCATCTCTCAGAACGGCAACGCCTATCTTGAGGGGCTGAGCACGGAGTGGGATGCCTGGCAGGCTTATTGGCGCGAGCCGACGGAGGACAACCGCGCCCGCTGCCGTGCCGCGCTGACCGACGAATTCATCCGCTCCCAGTATGAGCAGGGCGCGCCGGCGGGGCGTGTCGCTCCCGATGGCTACACGCTCGACCAGTTCTTCATGCACCGCGCCGCAGCAGCCGATATCCAGCTCGACCTCATCCTGAGCTACCGGACGAATGTGGCGCTCTATCCCGCCTTCCAGGGCTACTTCCGGCAGCACCAGCCGCCGCTGCTGGCGGTCTGGGGCAAGAACGATCCGTACTTCCTCCCCGCGGGGGCAGAAGCGTTCAGGCGGGACCTGCCGAAGGCGGAGGTGCATCTGCTCGACACCGGGCACTTCGCCCTGGAAACGCATCACCGGGAGATCGCCGGCATCATCCGCCGCTTCCTGCCAGCCTGACGAACGGCCTCCTCGTCGCCCGGCGGCGAGGACAGGCACCGGCGTCGCGCGGCTCACGGCCCCGAAGGCGTGCAGGCCGGTACAGCCGTGTTCCGGAACGGAACAGATCCACTCGGCAGGCATGTCGGCGCTCCCGGCCCTCTGGGTGGATCAGCAGATTCTCCGTTCCGGCGCGCAGCTTCCCGGACCCTGCCGCATGCCGCGCCGGTCCCCGTCCTTCCCAGGACAACCAGCCGATCCAGCCGGGCATCGCTCCGGTGCGGAATGGCCCGACGGCCGCAGCCCCGGCCGCCAGGCGCCGCACGGAGAGCGCAGGTCGTGCATCCAGCGATACCCGGATCAGAGAGAACCTCACGACTACGTTATTCAACGATCGCAATTTCGTGTTGAGTTCGAAACTAACTCCACTATAAAAACCACAAGAGTATCTTTTTCCGAGAATATTCACGGTGCGAAGAACGCCGCCGGGAAAGTTGCGGGCAATGAATCGTTATTAAGACGGCTGGCGCGAAGCGTCAGCCAGAGCGTATGCGGGGGAAATGTGGAGCAGCCGGAGCAGCGTATCAGGGTCGCGGTTGCCTGCTCCGGGCTAGGGCATGTCCAGCGTGGTATCGAGTCCTGGGCACGGGATCTGGGCGCCGCGCTGGATCAGCGCCGCGCTTCCGTCGAAGCGACCCTTTTCGCCGGTGCTCCGCTGGAGCGGGCACTCGATGTCTTCTGCTGGCGCCGCTCGGGCCACGCGGCAAGGCTCGCGGCGCATACACTGGCTTCGCTCGGCGGCTGGCGCTTCGGCATGGGCTCCACCTACGAGGTCGAGCAGACATCATTCGCCCTTGGCCTCATCCGGCACATCCGCACCGGGTTCGACATTCTCCATGTGCAGGACGTGGCCGTCGCGAAGTTCTTCGACCGCGCCCACGCGCTTGGCCTGTCCCGCCCGCGGGTCCTGTTCGCGAATGGAACCGGCGAAGGCCCGGAGGTGCTAGGCCGGTTCCGCTATCTCCAGCATCTCACGCCCCGGGCATTCGAATCCTGGGCCCCCGCGAAGCCTGCCCCGCAGCGCAGCTACATGGTCCCGAATTTCGTGAAGGTGGCGCAATTCGCCTCCGGCAGCCGGCAGCAGGCGCGCGAGCGGCTTGGCATCGATCCGGATGCCACCGTGGTCCTGTGCTGCGCGGCCATCCGGAAGAAGCATAAACGCATCGACTGCCTGATCCGGGAATTCGCCGATGCCCGCCGCCTCACAAACGAGAAGCTGGTCCTCGTCATGGCCGGCGGGCGCGAGACGGATACTCCCGAACTGATCAGCCTCGCAAAAGAGCTTCTGGACGATTCCGTCAGGATCTTCGTCAGCCTCCCAAGAGAAGAGATGGGCGGCCTCTACGCCGCATCCGACATCTTCGTCCTGCCATCGCTGTTCGAACTCTTCGGCATCGTGCTGATCGAGGCCATGGCAAGCGGGCTTCCCATCCTGTGCCATGATACGCCGGATTTCCGTTACGTGGCCGGTGAGGGGGCGCTTTACAGGGACCTCTCGGTGCCGGGGGGAATCAGGGACGGAATCCTGGACATGCTGCGGCCGGAGTATCGCGCGGCCCTGGCCGACCGGGCAAAGCGGCACATACGGCAGACTTTCGACGAGGAGGTCGTCGTGCCCCAGATCATCCAGATGTACCAGGATGTCGTCAGAGAAAGGCAGGAATGATGCCCGGCGCGCCCCATTCCATGGATGAACCCGCCGGGGATATGAGCGTGAGCGTCGTCATCCCCGCCTTCAACAGCGCGAATACGCTGGGACGGACAATCAGAAGCGTATTGTCCCAGACGGTGCCGCCGCTCGAAATCATCGTTGTCGATGACGGCTCCGCCGATGACACCGCCGCCGTCGCAGCGGCTTTCGGGCCTTGCGTACGTGTCATCCGAAAGCTGAATGGGGGGCCGGCATCGGCCAGGAACCTTGGCGTAAGCCATGCGCGCGGCCGTTGGATCGCCTTTCTTGACGCTGACGACCAATGGGGGCCGGCGAAACTCGAGAGGCAGCTGCCGTATACGATCCCGGACGATGTCGGTCTGGTGCACACGCTGATTGACGACCGCGCGGATGTCCCGGAAGTCCTGGACTTCGATCTTCTGTGGAGGCGGAACTGGATCGCGAACTCGACGGTCCTCATCCGCCGGGACGTGTTCCTGGCGCTGGGGGGGTTCGATGAGGCGCGGGAGCTCATCTCTGTTGAAGATTATAACCTCTGGGTCCGGCTGGCCGCATCCGGCTGGAAGATCGTGCTGTGCCCTGAGATCCTGACGGATTACACGCGCGGCGTCGGAATCTCTTCCAACATGCTGCGGTTCTTCGATGCGTCTCTCTATAACGCCAGAGCCCTGTCGGACAGGCTTTCGCTTTCCCCAACCACGCTGAAGCACAAACTGGCGGAGATATGCCTCGACTTTGGCAAAGGCGCGATCTACCGGCGCGATATGCCTATGGCAAGAAAGTTCATCATTCGTTCGATGAAGTTCTACTGCACGAAATCCGCTGTTTTCCATTTCGGCGCGGCGCTGATGCCCGCCGTCGTCCTCGACCTCCGCAGAGTCATGTTACGTCTCGTGCAGGGTGACCGACCTGTCCAGAAGATCAGGATCGTCCAGGTCACGGCGACCGCCGCATACGGGACGGGCTGCCGTTCCCTTTCGCCTGAGAATCAGGATGATGTCGTGGCGCTGTTCAACGAGCTGGCGCAGCATCTGGTCAGATCCCGCCCCTCCTTGTTCGGGCAGGATG includes the following:
- a CDS encoding MGH1-like glycoside hydrolase domain-containing protein produces the protein MSERLQAAQAVLRTNDRGGYTVPTDRLYPFQWNWDSAFVAMGWGIFDEPRAWREIHRLLEGQWEDGLVPQIVFHAPSDDYFPGPEVWGVRRDPPTSGITQPPVLATATRRLLDRASDRAAAEAEAAAIYPRLLASHRWWAEARDPGRTGLVATLHPWETGMDNSPAWDSILDRVPTETTSEIRRRDTAHIDPAFRPRAIDYQRFIHLVDLFRAEGWDAARMLRASPFRVADVGTNAILARAERDLLALAARFGSAADRAAIETRLARAEPAIETLWQKAAGIYRSRDLVGGEILPASTSAGFLPLFGGVHRHAEQLAATLEDWLARVRFAVPSTDPAHPMFEPLRYWRGPIWAVVNWMIAEGFADAGRAAQAARIRADTRALIGREGFSEYFDPTTGQGIGGGTFSWTAAIDLLLAEEAP
- a CDS encoding ABC transporter ATP-binding protein, whose protein sequence is MANITIDRIQKAFGATRALEEISLEVHDGEFLALLGPSGCGKTTLLRIIAGLEAQSGGRVLIGGRDVSALPPRKRGLAMVFQNYAVFPHLTVAENIAFGLRMAGADKARMQRQVERAASLLHIEPLLARYPAQLSGGQRQRVAVARALAVEPAVLLMDEPLSNLDALLRLEMRAELKAVLAASGTTTIYVTHDQTEAMGLADRIAVMHGGVIEQIGGASEIYHRPRTRFVGGFVGSPPMNFLRLPVRGGQVALGGLTLPAPAPAAEVVLGLRAEDLQPATPRDGFAFELRVAEPLGSHLLLTGTTEGQLMRVVVPYADGALPQPGQVLHLRPNLDRLNWMDAAKGVALESRA
- a CDS encoding carbohydrate ABC transporter permease gives rise to the protein MTPVWRRGLLWCGVAVLCAWTLVPIYLLALGAFGGREIVSQWPKPFLPLGLSLDTVGAFLAIDGVWRATWVSVQAAAMCMVLALLLGVPAGYALARFRFPGAGSYRLLILMTRAFPVAILALPLTVSFIRLGLYDTPFGVALLHAVLAVPFATLVCASLFQGIPAELEEAAWVFGCSRFTGFLRVVLPLALPGIAAASIFAFVLSWNEVFAASVLTVRHRTLTAYLLSVLSESPLHVQFAGGMILIVPSVIFIFLVRRRLFAMWGIGNR
- a CDS encoding carbohydrate ABC transporter permease, which produces MRRAGALPYLLVLPSVLFLGVLFVVPLAQTALLAFQEGGTWSLGNWHRMADDLNFQDAVVNTFSVVLIVVPLQCMLALGMTMMLRHVRKGRDIILWVWSIPLGISDLAAGLVWLAILTDQGWLNTLLFKLGVISGPEAWLTYETPMVLLAGIIVAELWRATAIVFVILLAGVQLLPKEYEEAAEVFGASPWQRFWRITLPLLRPSLQTALILRTVLAFEMFAMALALGGRNFPVLVSEAFNWQYGNQDYGVAASYAVLVMVISVAATLLYLVALRVPAEQRA
- a CDS encoding ABC transporter substrate-binding protein, with the protein product MAKVPSSRRGFATALAGLLLGTAAAWAPAPASAQELVFLSTQLRPIESAQKMRTQILAGAPVPTSFVTEQPPQLGVHVRAEAQGGKVVSSLIGGLHGELLPLAGTKNLAPLDDVLGSLTNRQINPSMLEAGKLGGGQQLYIPWMQATYIMVANKQALPFLPAGADINALTYDQLRQWAANVQEKTGRRMLGFPAGPTGLMPRFFEGYLYPSFTGGVVRSFRSPEAEQMWTQFRELWKFVNPNSTNYGFMQEPLLSGDVWIAFDHVARLMDALSRKPDDFVAFPAPAGPKGRGWMPVVAGLSIANGAPAAAEAAKLIEYLTRPAVQIETLKAVAFFPVVQVEMPADLDPGLRLAADAVAKMGAAPDSLVSALPVGLDQRGGEFDKLFMDTFQRVVLRGEPPRAVLDRQAGAMKRIIADTKASCWAPDARSDGPCPVE
- a CDS encoding substrate-binding domain-containing protein, which produces MSLRRIAQGLNISVTTVSRALGGFSDVSAETRERVRAEADRLGYRPNAAARRLRGGTSDAVGVVLPTGPGQLEDAFFLRLLGAIGPKLAAAGLDLIVGTARVGEEEQAFYRQLVENRRVDAVILARARRQDPRVGYLLDSRMPFVLHGRTEEARPHAHVDVDGEGAFRLATRRLIAAGHRRIGLLGAPRLYSFGHHRARGFENAMAEAGLSPGPVAEAEPTEENGFRLLQGMIDAGRAPSALLCATDRLAVGALRAAARAGLKVGHDLAVIGYDNLPVATYTDPPLTTFDPDVERSALRMVEMLLELLRGASPAGMAELRQARLIVRASDGPAPEPVSKDRRPSRHQPEETLHGKGPIIP
- a CDS encoding LysR family transcriptional regulator, whose protein sequence is MDRLDAMELAVAAIDEGSLAAAARRLGRSAAAATRAIALLEASAGETLLLRSTRGLRLTEAGERHAAIWRDVLARLAEAREGQAAKAIGGTLVLTAPELFGRLKVAPVLESFLERHPEVQARALLLNRMVDMMGEGIDLAIRLAHLHDSGLVAVRLGEVRQVVCASPAYLARHGPPREPAELSGHRCIGVNPDGNRELWTFRQKPGGARTRSIQVHTRLSITSVGAGLDAALRGQGLMRALSYQVAELLSADRLRRVLTPYEPEAVPVNMIFRPNPRPWSPVRGFVDHAVPILRRELTQVAAVVDWLPTAEE
- a CDS encoding alpha/beta fold hydrolase, with protein sequence MFDIHYRTRQIGPVEVFYREAGAADAPVILLLHGFPTSSHMFRDLIPLLADRYRVIAPDLPGFGLTRAPGRESFDYSFDNLAKVIGQFTDAMGLGRYALYVFDYGAPTGLRLAMARPERVSAIISQNGNAYLEGLSTEWDAWQAYWREPTEDNRARCRAALTDEFIRSQYEQGAPAGRVAPDGYTLDQFFMHRAAAADIQLDLILSYRTNVALYPAFQGYFRQHQPPLLAVWGKNDPYFLPAGAEAFRRDLPKAEVHLLDTGHFALETHHREIAGIIRRFLPA
- a CDS encoding glycosyltransferase family 4 protein — its product is MEQPEQRIRVAVACSGLGHVQRGIESWARDLGAALDQRRASVEATLFAGAPLERALDVFCWRRSGHAARLAAHTLASLGGWRFGMGSTYEVEQTSFALGLIRHIRTGFDILHVQDVAVAKFFDRAHALGLSRPRVLFANGTGEGPEVLGRFRYLQHLTPRAFESWAPAKPAPQRSYMVPNFVKVAQFASGSRQQARERLGIDPDATVVLCCAAIRKKHKRIDCLIREFADARRLTNEKLVLVMAGGRETDTPELISLAKELLDDSVRIFVSLPREEMGGLYAASDIFVLPSLFELFGIVLIEAMASGLPILCHDTPDFRYVAGEGALYRDLSVPGGIRDGILDMLRPEYRAALADRAKRHIRQTFDEEVVVPQIIQMYQDVVRERQE
- a CDS encoding glycosyltransferase family 2 protein, with amino-acid sequence MSVVIPAFNSANTLGRTIRSVLSQTVPPLEIIVVDDGSADDTAAVAAAFGPCVRVIRKLNGGPASARNLGVSHARGRWIAFLDADDQWGPAKLERQLPYTIPDDVGLVHTLIDDRADVPEVLDFDLLWRRNWIANSTVLIRRDVFLALGGFDEARELISVEDYNLWVRLAASGWKIVLCPEILTDYTRGVGISSNMLRFFDASLYNARALSDRLSLSPTTLKHKLAEICLDFGKGAIYRRDMPMARKFIIRSMKFYCTKSAVFHFGAALMPAVVLDLRRVMLRLVQGDRPVQKIRIVQVTATAAYGTGCRSLSPENQDDVVALFNELAQHLVRSRPSLFGQDVRIRDAISRIAWDGYLDPRKLRRKLRYSDRSAWLSLESTEIGYLCLRLLSAVVRESASVADQPIGVGALQMTVAERSRLMVLRERLGTSDEAEKAYQLAVMICQRRASARISSSVSINDASAALLRDIIRDIRHALKDIRFDFGNADALYLWKLAEEISQKKAYLWIDALLLADQLGRAGLQNEVPAKLVPDRAIHAAQAAG